Proteins encoded in a region of the Vicia villosa cultivar HV-30 ecotype Madison, WI linkage group LG5, Vvil1.0, whole genome shotgun sequence genome:
- the LOC131607584 gene encoding TSL-kinase interacting protein 1-like — MKAGRSKESKAVKASGKSGLKTRSTGVKNSSKKANKLDHKARGCSEELLSDKENQHFPVKESGGLCAEHPTEDTFHVKLREAPEVDLHPRRTLTSSAKIKLQLFPANEEIRTGLEKDGHNPYLELTLSGRKKISSVLRHIEKKWGSSSTAKGEPMLFPYDRMGNLSECRRWTINDSDTTATAVYAAVGNPSIFRLKYGWFNIHEPTSLGISSMLVPCVFGVQSRETATGRVANLKTLCDERDKIEATAEYKTTDMGNVTSEIEAQHMNKESTDPQDNEPKEGCSLQQTSLQWVDCLDNISIGGLLSEASLLGKFDSKLFGSNATSQTGHLISDSLDAFINCRINPPPVSTQSAGALRTSILDAEETCHAFALKKLSPLADVQTASATETVYSAARGQDASSNLFKLPCTDKVNDQVGLSQNPSSQKTQTDSMLSSRLFDDERSLGLTGINWNDSLGPFDLGMPAKKRIGGDGVSIGEFVK, encoded by the exons ATGAAAGCAGGGAGGTCGAAAGAAAGCAAAGCTGTTAAGGCTTCTGGAAAATCCGGTCTAAAAACAAGATCCACTGGAGTGAAAAATTCTTCCAAGAAAGCAAATAAATTGGATCACAAAGCAAGAG GTTGCAGTGAGGAATTGTTGTCTGACAAAGAGAATCAGCATTTTCCAGTTAAGGAATCTGGGGGATTGTGCGCAGAGCATCCTACTGAAGATACATTTCATGTGAAATTGAGAGAAGCTCCTGAAGTTGATCTTCATCCAAGACGAACACTCACTTCTTCTGCAAAAATCAAATTGCAGCTTTTTCCAGCAAATGAAGAAATTCGAACGGGACTTGAAAAG gaCGGGCATAATCCATACTTAGAACTTACGCTAAGTGGTAGAAAGAAAATTTCTTCAGTTCTAAGACACATTGAAAAGAAGTGGGGAAGTTCAAGTACAGCCAAAGGGGAGCCCATGCTATTTCCTTACGACAGAATGGGAAATCTATCTGAATGCAGAAGGTGGACGATTAATGATAGTGACACTACAGCCACAGCTGTCTATGCTGCTGTTGGAAACCCCTCAATTTTCCGGTTGAA GTATGGTTGGTTTAATATACATGAACCTACATCATTGGGTATATCCTCCATGCTGGTTCCCTGTGTGTTTGGCGTACAGTCACGAGAAACAGCCACAGGTCGCGTTGCTAATTTAAAGACTTTATGCGATGAGCGGGACAAGATTGAGGCAACTGCAGAATACAAAACAACTGACATGGGCAATGTAACAAGTGAAATTGAGGCTCAGCATATGAACAAGGAATCTACTGATCCTCAG GATAATGAGCCAAAAGAAGGTTGCAGCCTTCAACAAACATCATTGCAATGGGTTGATTGTCTAGACAATATAAGCATTGGTGGCCTCCTGTCCGAAGCATCATTACTTGGAAAGTTTGATTCAAAATTATTTGGCAGCAATGCTACCAGTCAAACAGGTCATTTAATATCAGATTCATTGGATGCTTTTATCAACTGCAGAATTAATCCTCCTCCTGTTTCAACACAATCTGCTGGAGCCTTGCGCACCTCAATATTGGATGCTGAAGAAACATGTCATGCATTTGCTCTTAAGAAGTTATCTCCCCTAGCAGATGTGCAAACTGCTAGTGCAACAGAAACAGTTTATTCTGCAGCCCGTGGTCAGGATGCATCTTCAAACTTATTCAAGCTTCCATGTACAGACAAG GTTAATGATCAAGTTGGACTTTCACAAAATCCCTCGTCTCAGAAGACTCAAACAGATTCGATGCTTTCTTCACGTTTGTTTGATGATGAAAGAAGTCTTGGGTTAACAGGCATCAACTGG AATGACTCTTTGGGACCTTTCGATCTTGGCATGCCAGCAAAGAAACGCATTGGCGGAGATGGTGTTAGTATTGGTGAATTTGTTAAATAG
- the LOC131602808 gene encoding uncharacterized protein LOC131602808, whose translation MAKKRKSVENRLDEVDRTMYSTFCTTANSLSHLYTHAMNQQKLSFQAGERHALEKMYQWILRQQQEGMRVTTIDIVSHLQNELEYGTEESPVSPRQSIQQNSQSAIQTNFGASIQSNAFGSTVAGHAMRAGPTDQAKNSVFSNALSSPIRRSLQPYHLAQGSSPSSNLMSSGNGTRNNEMTYPSGQNRDSNSSNSSDCMDMHADSPGHDFPY comes from the exons ATGGCCAAAAAGAGGAAATCGGTGGAGAATCGTCTCGATGAAGTCGATCGCACCATGTACTCCACCTTCTGCACCACCGCAAATTCCCTCTCTCATCTCTATACCCACGCCATGAATCAACAAAAACTCTCCTTTCAAGCCGGTGAACGCCACGCTCTC GAGAAAATGTATCAGTGGATTCTTagacaacaacaagaaggaaTGAGGGTGACTACAATTGATATAGTTTCTCACTTGCAG AATGAGCTTGAATATGGAACAGAGGAGTCACCGGTGTCCCCAAGGCAGTCAATTCAACAGAACTCTCAGAGTGCAATTCAAACTAATTTTGGTGCATCCATACAGTCTAATGCATTTGGAAGTACTGTTGCAGGACACGCAATGCGCGCTGGGCCAACTGACCAAGCAAAGAACTCTGTATTCTCAAATGCACTCTCTAGCCCCATTCGTCGCAGCCTTCAGCCATATCATTTAGCACAGGGGAGCAGTCCGTCGAGTAATCTCATGTCATCCGGGAATGGAACCCGGAACAATGAAATGACTTATCCTAGTGGCCAGAACAGGGATTCGAATTCGTCAAACTCCAGTGATTGCATGGACATGCATGcagacagtcctggtcatgatttTCCATACTGA